The following proteins are encoded in a genomic region of Synechococcus sp. CBW1002:
- a CDS encoding type II toxin-antitoxin system VapC family toxin, whose translation MTRTEPLPLLLDTQLLLWWAIEPKRLPAAVAGLLADPAQPLVLSVVSLWEVAIKSSLGRADFQVEAAALRLGLLGQGFRELPVRAEHALAVQHLPWLHRDPFDRLLVVQAQVEGLRLFSADRTLAAYGPPVETVG comes from the coding sequence GTGACCCGAACCGAGCCCCTGCCCCTGCTCCTGGACACCCAGCTGCTGCTCTGGTGGGCCATTGAACCTAAGCGCCTGCCAGCAGCCGTGGCCGGCCTTCTGGCTGATCCGGCCCAGCCATTGGTCCTCAGCGTGGTGAGCCTCTGGGAAGTGGCGATCAAGTCGTCACTCGGGCGAGCCGATTTCCAGGTGGAAGCTGCTGCCCTGCGCCTGGGTCTGCTTGGCCAGGGATTCCGCGAGCTGCCTGTGCGCGCCGAACACGCCCTGGCCGTCCAGCACCTTCCCTGGCTTCACCGTGATCCGTTCGACCGCCTCCTGGTGGTGCAGGCCCAGGTGGAAGGCCTGCGGTTGTTCAGTGCCGATCGCACCCTGGCGGCCTACGGACCACCTGTGGAAACCGTGGGTTGA
- a CDS encoding type II toxin-antitoxin system Phd/YefM family antitoxin, protein MIPLRTLAMQVNLHDAKTHLSRYVAQALEGEEVVIAKAGRPLVRLVPVHNPSEVRRGGFLQGAAVARADLKADFASEIDHLFG, encoded by the coding sequence TTGATTCCATTGCGGACCCTGGCCATGCAGGTGAACCTCCACGACGCCAAGACCCACCTCTCCCGCTACGTGGCGCAGGCCCTTGAAGGGGAGGAGGTGGTGATTGCCAAGGCTGGCCGTCCACTGGTGCGGCTGGTGCCGGTGCACAACCCCTCCGAGGTCCGGCGAGGAGGGTTCCTGCAGGGTGCCGCCGTGGCCCGTGCCGACCTGAAGGCTGACTTCGCCAGCGAGATCGACCATCTGTTCGGCTGA
- a CDS encoding IS110 family transposase, translating to MIGVDTHKDIHVAVALAPNGGRLGDFRIPTTRRGYDELMTWTEQFGYTPVFAVEGTGSFGAGLCRELVDAGYEVVEVNRPDRSTRRRLGKNDAIDAEAAARAWIAGTATVTPKAGGERVEMIRMLKCAKDSATGSRTRAINQIKAILVTAPAALRERLEPLHRSALIRACSALRPGPLDAPLAAAKRALRTLARRVLALEVEIAGLRDDLDQLTQAVCPALRQTFGVGVDNAATLLTATGDNPERLRSDASFAALCGVNPLPASSGKTHRHRLNRGGNRQANAALHRIAVVRLRWDEQTQAYAERRTEEGLSKAEILRCLKRFIAREVFRILMGGPAVRLKKA from the coding sequence GTGATCGGCGTCGACACCCACAAGGACATCCATGTGGCTGTGGCCCTGGCTCCCAACGGCGGCAGGCTCGGCGACTTCCGGATTCCCACAACCCGAAGGGGCTATGACGAGCTGATGACCTGGACTGAGCAATTCGGCTACACGCCGGTCTTTGCCGTCGAGGGCACCGGTTCTTTCGGAGCCGGGCTGTGCCGTGAGCTTGTCGATGCTGGCTACGAGGTCGTCGAGGTGAACCGCCCCGATCGCTCCACCAGGCGCCGCCTCGGCAAGAATGACGCCATCGATGCCGAGGCCGCTGCCCGAGCGTGGATCGCCGGCACGGCCACGGTGACACCCAAGGCAGGCGGCGAAAGGGTGGAAATGATCCGGATGCTCAAGTGCGCCAAGGATTCGGCCACCGGCAGCCGCACCCGGGCGATCAACCAGATCAAAGCGATTCTGGTGACCGCTCCGGCGGCCCTGCGCGAGCGGCTGGAGCCTCTGCACCGCAGCGCCCTGATCCGGGCCTGCTCGGCCCTGAGGCCAGGCCCGCTGGATGCTCCGCTGGCCGCCGCCAAACGGGCACTGCGAACCCTGGCTCGCCGGGTTCTGGCCCTGGAAGTGGAAATCGCAGGGTTGCGGGACGACCTTGATCAGCTCACCCAGGCTGTTTGTCCCGCTCTGCGCCAGACCTTTGGCGTGGGAGTCGACAACGCCGCCACTCTGCTCACCGCGACTGGGGATAACCCGGAGCGCCTGCGCAGCGACGCCAGTTTTGCAGCGCTCTGCGGCGTTAATCCCCTACCAGCAAGCTCTGGTAAGACCCACCGACATCGCCTGAATCGGGGCGGCAACCGTCAGGCCAATGCGGCACTGCACCGGATCGCGGTGGTGCGGCTGCGATGGGACGAGCAGACCCAGGCCTATGCCGAGCGTCGAACAGAGGAGGGGCTCTCGAAAGCGGAGATCCTCCGCTGCCTCAAGCGGTTCATTGCCCGCGAGGTGTTTCGAATCCTCATGGGTGGTCCAGCCGTGCGGTTGAAGAAGGCATGA
- a CDS encoding DUF302 domain-containing protein has product MASIKPDHVTDHKAIVAQGGGVFQSLPKAFDQASADLQAAVAANGFGVLAVLDLGDSLRSKGINFSEQCQVFEVCNPQQAAYVLSKDMKLTMALPCRISVFTEAGQTRIGMIRPEDMLSNLSTEPGLIELAHDVESATTAIIQSAAI; this is encoded by the coding sequence TTGGCGTCCATCAAGCCTGACCACGTCACCGATCACAAGGCCATTGTCGCGCAGGGTGGCGGGGTTTTCCAGAGTCTCCCTAAAGCATTCGATCAGGCAAGTGCCGATCTTCAGGCCGCTGTGGCAGCGAACGGATTCGGCGTGTTGGCAGTACTTGATCTCGGTGACAGCCTGCGCAGCAAAGGTATCAACTTCTCCGAGCAGTGCCAGGTATTTGAAGTGTGCAATCCCCAGCAGGCAGCCTACGTACTGAGCAAGGACATGAAGCTGACCATGGCCCTGCCCTGCCGGATCTCCGTCTTCACCGAAGCAGGCCAGACCCGGATCGGCATGATCCGGCCCGAAGACATGCTCAGCAACTTGTCCACCGAACCAGGTTTGATAGAGCTGGCCCACGACGTTGAATCCGCCACGACAGCCATCATCCAGTCTGCGGCAATATGA